A window of Glycine soja cultivar W05 chromosome 13, ASM419377v2, whole genome shotgun sequence genomic DNA:
cttcaaaacaaaaatgaggtattttaaaatacctcCCTGCCGAAATTTCATCTGAAATGATGGAAATTTCCGGCTTAAAAGacgagaaaaaagaaataaaaacggGTCAAAAATGGGGTATGACATCGGTGAACAACTAATTTGAAACTTAGTGAGACAAcgagataaaagaaatatatacaatccaactaaacttcttttatgattactaaaaatcaataaattactaataaatatagtaacaaaaaattgttattccCATGTTAGTAAATTTAAATGACGGGACTTTTAAAAttggtaatatttttcttattgtttttataattaaaattaaaatttctttttgttaacttatactaaattttattacaagTAAAATAAAACTTCGTACTCagaacaaacaacaaaatacttaagaaatagcatgtaattattttttgtcttaaattaaattatatgtcaaATAATAATTCAGACGCAAAAACCATTAACAAAAaggcttacaaataattactactaatatttttaatatttaaaatgtaatttacaaaattaatacacttaAAGTTGAGCTTCAAATTTCATTCTAACCATAATATTTgctacttcaaaataaaaaatttgtacatcataaataaacaaaatgaaagaaaactttaattaaataaatataaaacatcctTACTTACTATAGAATCAAACTTCAAAactctttcttcctctttcaCAATACTCTGGTCTCAAATTTATGCAAGTGTGCAGAGTGTGATTGAAATTTGCtctatttaaagaatttttttagcaAAGAGCTACGTACGCAAATTTATACACCATTATTAAAGTAACTCTGTATAGAAGTCACCTCCTACATGCCTAGCTCTTTAAGCTGCCATACATGAATGTGATTTCTGATTTCCCTATCCAATACAGTGCCCTATTCTCCTCCCTAtcctgtataaaaaaaatttcaatgcatGTGAACCGTAGCTGCATCAGGCTTGAGTCTCATCATTCAGGATCACTTTTCAAGCTTCAGTCCCATCAAACCTATCAAGTGGAgtggtttaaaattattattattatatacaaaaCTGTATGGTTGATTTATGGCAAAAAAGtgtaagaagagaaaaataaggaatagaaaatatataaatgatatttttttttcaaattgtatgataaaaaagaaataaaagataacaaaattaataaaaactgtgtttaaaattataaaaaagtttaaaacaaaaaagataaaaaaaaattagaaaaaatttgtttaatttgtgcCTTGAACCCTAGCTTCAGTGCCATGTGCATgagaataatttgtaattaaatcacATGCATGACTCGGAAATCGGAAATTATATGCGTTGCTTAAACACACAAATGAGATAAGGTTTTAAAAATCtagcaaattaaaataaaagagtgTCCCGCAGGCAGTACTTGCGGCACCCAAATTGCTGTAACAAACTTAATTGGttcatcttcattttttgtttttaactagACTTAATTTAAACGCAATAATTATTACGAGATCAATTATGTTTGTCTACacattggatttggatttgaaaGCTACTGAAATGATTTGAATACTTGTTGCACTGAAGTTCATTCAAAAATCGATGaatatacataatatataaCTAGCCAGCAACTATTTTGatagtattttatgttcaatattctaagtattatttgaaaattttcacataccattataaaaaataactaacaaaaaaaaataattgttaaactaAACCACgttgataaataaaattcatattgctttgcatacatttttaatacgtatataaattatacaattaatattCTTTGGTTAATACAAGGATTCTTTCTAACTGCAAATCCACTGACTAGCTTATTTCACAGAGTCACAAATATATTAAGCAAGAGTGTCCCGCAGGCAGTACTAGCGGCACCAAAGTGTCCCGCAGACAGTACTTGCGGCACCACCCTCTCTCACCTGTACCGCAAACAGCTTTGGCGGCACCCACCCTACCCACCCTCTCTCACCTGTTCCGCAGATGCCATCAGCGGCACACCCTCACCCCTCTCTCCTACTCAGCACATGTCCCGCAACTGGGACTAGCGGTACCCTCCTTACCGCCATTGGCACTGGCGGTTCAAGCTTCCCGCCAGTATCAATGGCGGCACCCACGTCGGAAACAGACCCTGCatgttatttgtttaaaaacgAACCCCCTTTGGTAAATTGTTTGTAAAACAAGCCCTGTACGGTAAATTTGCCGGATATATCCAAAAATTTTGTttagtaaagaaaaagataacctaacatttttttcagacaaaaaataatataaactctATTAGAAGAGTATTAGGGAAATTGAAAACAGTAGAATCAAAAAGATAAAGTAGATAAAATTAgtatcaatttttttccttttgtatttataactttttacattcattttcttaaaacaaTTATCTTATAGGGGCAATACCTATTTTTTTATGGGGACAATTGCCCTCTTACTTTGCACATAGATTTGTCGTGGGTAAtactcaattttttaaagtgGGAATGTGGATGGGTATGTGTATGTACCTATTCGTAACTTGCCCCATACTCATACTTGTCATGTACCCGAcacatataattattaaattatttttattttgtgttttttactgTGTCTCTTATTTTATGTTATGtatattacttaattatttttattagactttCATATTTACCATTTCTTGTCTATTCTTTCTATTATTTTGAAGActcaaattaaaactttaaagaCAAATATAAGTTATAAGATAttattctctctctcaaatCTTAGGATAATTTTTAGATAATGTGAATATGATTTTCATAGAAAAATTTTTATTGGATAGGATTTTGTATTTGGTTAATACAAGTTGGTAATCTAAACTCaactctttaaataaataatatacttaactttgttcaattttctttaaaaatgaatatctttttttttttttttgcaaaaagtatatatttttaaattattggaTGGATCCCCACTAGGGATGAGGATGGTTTTGGGAACTGGGTACAAGGGAACCACATATTGGTCCACGCCCCGCCGTTGGAGGTGCAGGAATCAAACAAACCGATGCAGGAAGTAGATGCCCGAAATCTAATCGACGAAGCCCATTGAGGAAGCTATAAAAGGGAACGAGTTTTTCTCCAATTTCAAACTCAGTAGCGTTGATTGATTTCATCAGTATTGTAATGGAAGGAACATGAACAGAAACACGATCGATTGATAGTCTCATTCGGGGTTAGAAATGTGACATTTCCATGGATGAAAACCCTAACCCCTCAATCCCTCGcgcctcttcctcttcctctcagGAATTCCTCAAACAAGTCCAAGCTGCCCTAAAGCGCCATCGCCCTCTCGGTATTTTTTAATTCCCCATTTACCCCTCAAAACACTCACTCTCGTTTCTGTGTTTCCGTTTTACTAACTCCTTCACTTTCAGGTACTACGCAATCGCATAACGTGAGGCCGAAGCGCGCCATGGTGGCTCTACGAAAGGCCACGAACAAGCTCGAGGAGGATCCGCCGTCGATCTCCGACACGTGCACCGGCGAAGGCTGCAAAAATGAGCCCTCTTTGCTGCTGGAATCTCTGAGTGTTGGTGCACACAACAAGGTTCAGTTTTTAACTGAGATCAACAATGCCACTGCACAGCCGcagggtaattttgtaatttgattCCTTTTGCATGCTTTGTTACTAGTATATTTGCATTCACAGTTAATGCAGCTTTTGTGCAAGTTTAATAGACCAAGGTGCAAATTCTTTACCTGTGCTACTTTTTAGGACATGACTGCAAACCTTCATCAATAGCCTTATCTCAAGTATCAAAGTTAATCAATCAGTAACAATACCCACATTTGGCTGCTGATGCAACAGTTAGCTCATTTAACATTACACTTGAGCCATCAAGCGGGTTAGTTCCCGGTAATGACCAAACATTAGTGCACATAATCCGTCGTGAGTGATTCTTGTTTGGGGGTTTCAACAAGTTTTACATTAGCTGATGAGGACCTAACATGGCCCTTTTCTGTTACTCGAACGTGAGACAGGCTACGAGACCATAGGTAGAGTTATTTAgttttatgaacaatgtggatAAAATAATTACCCCACATGTTTTGATATTAATTACAATTCCAAATCCTTAACTCCAAAGTAACAATAATTTGGATCTAACTTgaactttttttgttattgttacaTTGGATTGGAAACTCTTCTATGGGTGTAAATTGTTATTTTGAGAATTTATTCTTGCGTTATGACTGACTTCTTTTTGTAAATAACTGCTGATGTTGTGCCACATATCCCAAAGCAGTCACTGTGCCCTgcaatatatattctttttcctctcttaaCATGCGGGGGTCAGTGTTGTAAAAGCCACTGAGTTGGAGAACATATCATCTCATATGGGTTCACTTGCATTGACAGATGAAGCATCGATTGGATTCAATCAACATGAGAAGCACCAAAATATGCAGCAGGCAGAATCTGAAACTAGCTTGGTATCTGAGGGAGGCAAGACTTCTATGCTGCCAAAAAGAACAATAGTTACTCAAGATCATCTGCAGCAATTCAAAAACTTTTTGAGGCAACCAGCTACACAATCTTCTGTAGTGGGATTGCCATGTCCTACAACTACGTCAGTCCATTCAACTTCAGCTCCAATGCTGAATTCTATAACTCATTCGAATTCCTGTATAGATAGTGGTTCACATGTGGCTGCAGAACCTTATGGGAACCTGAATGTTAATTCTCGTCCTATAATTCAAGGGTATGTTAAATCACCAAATATTTCTCTGAAAGACACCAATAGAATGTCAATTGATCAGGTGGCAAGTGCAGTCCAAGATTGTAATTCACCAATTGATGCAGAGTTGACGTTTAAGCAGAGTGACCCATCTAAGGAGCAGCAAGGATGTATGTTAAAGGATACAAGTATTTCAAAGTATACCTCTTGTCATGATGACTTGTTAAGTAAAGGGCAAGAGTCTGCAGCTGTTACCAACATACAGCCTCAGGTTCTcacttcatcttcagatttgaAATTGGAGTCTTCTAAGTTAGAAAAGCAAGAGAAAAATACAAGTTCTAAAGCATCATCAGGCATTCGAAAGAGGGCCTATGACCCTGAATTGTTTTTCAAAGTCAGTGGCAAGCTTTATCAAAGGCTTGGCAAGATAGGTAGTGGTGGAAGCAGTGAGGTACACAAAGTGATTTCATCAGACTGTACAATCTATGcacttaaaaagataaaattaaagggTCGTGATTATGCCACTGCATATGGCTTTTGTCAAGAGATCGAGTATCTAAATAGGCTGAAAGGAAAGAATAATATTATCCAGCTTATAGATTATGAGGTACTCTCTACCTATTTCTGTTATGAATATGATACATAGCAGTTCTTACTTTTAAGTATCGctattttatatttctcttaTCCCAACCATCTATTGAAGTCAATCTTTTTGTTTTATGCCCATGTCCCTCCTTTGGTTTCTTTCCATAGGTTTGGGTTTTTCTCTGCTCTTATAGAGGACTACTTAGAAATTTTACACTCCTAATGCTTGGAGCTGGAGGTTCTACACTTTTCTAGGTATTCCTCTTTATAGGTTGAATCAATTAGACAGTCAAGGACATGCCAGAAAGTAGTGTCTTTATGTAATCAATTTTCTTGTTATAACtgcattttccttctttttcttatcttcATGGTTTGCGTCTACTATGAAATTCCATAGTAATCATTTTGGATAATGATAAGGGTGGTCCTGCTCCCACCCCaccccctttttcttttctaaattagGTATGGAAGTAATCTCTTATTAAGGTAAATGTTATCTTAGTTCCATACTGATCACATGGGTTTTACCAAAGTTCTATAGGTGACCTAAAAAACTAACTTACCTCGGTGTCAGAACTCAAAAGGCTCCTCGATATGTTTGTAGACAGTCTTACAGTTGTATATGTGAAGAGTCTGTTTCAGTATTTGAACCCTTAACCAACCAGTCACGGAGGCTCAACTTTATCGTTGCACCATGCATTGTTATTAAATGGTGGTGCCGTAGCTGCCATGGCAGAATGACGTGGTGGATTTTTTGCCAACCACCATTGGCAATTTGTTAAGGGAGGCTCGCTATGGCAGCACCGTAGGTTGCCATGGTGTGTTTATATGATGGAATTTTGGCCTTCTACCTTATTTTGCTATCTGCCATTGATAACACTGGTGCCAAGGCTTGCCCTCTATGGGTGAGTGGTGACCTAATGCtgcttaaaatattttctcaattaGGATCACTGGATGGGTAAAATGTCTTAAGGATCCCTGTTATGTAATTACTTTGATTCACTCGTGTATATAAAGATGGGAGCAGTTGCAAATTATTTAGCCAACCGTGCACACAGTCCTCCAGCTAGGGTTAGATTCTTTCTTGCGAGATGATATTGCCAGAGTTTCTTTCCTCTGATCTGCAACTCCTTCTTAGGGGTTTGACCTTAGTGCAttttagaaaaatcattaatgaaATTATGCTTTCGAATTTTATTCTGTTATCTTTGAATTAAGTCCATCCTATTTGTGTGTGTGCGCTGTGTTTACATACAGACATTTGGTCAGTTATCTTTGAGAGGTCATGTGCATCTAGAAACAGGAGAAATACATACCTTTGGTTGATTTGTGTGTAACATATTTTACTGGTGATaattttcttggttttgtttgtGCGATGGATTTGATTTAAGGATTACTTTATTTGTGTTCTAGTGTTATTCATTTTTACCCACTCTTGTCAATTAGGTGACTGACAAGGCTTTGTTTGAGGGAGTCATAAATGGCTCCTTCAGTAATAAGGATGGTAGAGTCAAGGATGATGGATATATATACATGGTACTTGAATACGGGGAAATCGATTTGGCTCATATGTTGTCTCAAAAGTGGAGGGAACTGAATGGAAGCAACCAGACCATAGATGAGAACTGGCTTCGATTTTATTGGCAGGTTTTAATCTGCAATGTAaccttgaaaatattttatcatttctcTGAACCTGCATGTTACATATTACTTTTTGCCTTGTCAGTTCGGTGGTTAAAAGATATTGTGTTTGAGTTCCAAAAGAATGCAAGAAAAACTTCCTTTTGAACTTCAATGTGTTCTGGTGTCTAGTCTGCAATGGTTTTCATGTTTCACATACAATATGAAAGCAATATTTTTTATGCTGTCAGACAAAAAGCTTATTTATTCAGCATTTTGTTGATAGTCATcttcaaaataatcaaataattttctcTTGCACTCTTCTCCAGTTTTGGCATAGTATAGTATTGTATTTCTGCCGAAGTAAATTATCTGAAACTGTTTTGTTGATACCTTCAGCAAATTCTTCAAGCTGTCAACACAATTCATGAAGAACGTATTGTGCATTCTGACTTGAAGCCAGCTAACTTCCTCCTTGTCAAAGGTTCCTTAAAACTGATTGATTTTGGAATAGCCAAAGCAATCATGAGTGATACAACAAACATACAACGCGATTCACAGGTATTGCATACTTCTATCCTTAGTTATCAATCTCAGGTAGCATCGTGTAGCAGGAAGCAGGATGGCTGCTGttttaaatattgtaaaaaaaacttcgtaccccattgcccggaggctcttcgctatgcgaaggtatgggggagggatattgtacgcagccttacccttgcatatacaaagaggctgtttccggattcgaacccatgaccaacaagtcaccaaggcacaactttaccgctgcaccaggacTCGCCCTCTGTTTTAAATATTGTAATTCAAACTAAATAATTTGTACTACACCATCAGTCTTGGAGCAATAAGGACATTGTAATGAAgtcaaaaaaatgaaagatggtGGTGGAATTAATAGAAAACaacataaattagaaaaaaaaattagcagaATGTGAACTGGGAAGTCTAAAGGAAGAAAGAGTGGTAGACAGGGAAAAAAATAGGCTTGTGAAGTGTGAAGGAACCATTGTCAAAACAGAGGTATCTTTTGGTGGAATGGACAAGGATGAAAGGTTTCAAATCCTGTAATGTTTTTGAAGCAAAAAGTGCATTAGAAAATGGGtgaaaaatcacaattttaccCAAAAAACCCTAAACAACAGTGttcaagggggggggggggggggttgtaaCCTATATCATGATAGTGCTGCTACTGCATGTGAAAGCTCCATTTTAGATGTACTGAAAACTGCTCTGCTACTCTGTTATACTGCACTATTGGCTACTATGTTTTTAACTCTTTTCTCTCTCAGCTTTGTTCAGTTGTAGAAAATACTATAATTGAAATGCATATCTTTCACACTTTGTCATTGTGGCTCGATGTGCTGTCATTTCTTTAGGTTACTCACCGAAATTATTATCCAAATTTGGAAAGTACAACAATGCCTGATTGAAGCATCTCTtgcattgttaatttgttatcaCAATGTATACTAGTGAGTTACATACTAACTATTAGTTAATTCATAGGCTGTATTTGTCAAGAGACCAAGATGGAAAAAAGATATTATTGATGAAGAATATACTGCAGAATGAATTCTGCAATACCCAGAGCAAGTGCTCCTATAAAGGTTCACACCTTTGTCCACAACAAACAGAAAAGCAAAGGCTAATTTTTTCTCTCCCCTCTCCCACTATACAAGGCATTAGACTATATTTGCTCTCCCATTGTTAATTCCCATTTTGCCCCTTGTTTCTCCAGCTATATGTTTTCCAAACCCAAGGCCCATGATTGAGTTGGACTGGACCAACTGAACAATGGGTCCTGATAGTCTGCGAAAAATACATCTTAAAGTCATGTAAATAGGTGATCTTTATTTTGCTAAGCTATAACAGATCAATTATatctgaaattttttaattagttttctttCAATTACTGTAGGTTGGTACACTAAGTTACATGTCACCAGAAGCATTTATGTGCAATGAGAGTGATGCAAGTGGAAACATCATAAAATGTGGTCGGCCATCAGATATCTGGTCCCTCGGCTGCATTCTTTATCAAATGGTTTATGGGAGAACACCCTTTGCAGATTACAGGACATTTTGGGCAAAATTCAAAGTTATAACTGATCCAAATCATGAAATTACGTACGAACCAGTTTCAAATCCATGGCTTCTGGATCTTATGAAAAGGTGTCTAGCATGGCATCGCAATGAAAGGTGGAGAATTCCTCAGCTACTCCAGCATCCTTTTCTAGTTCCTCCAGTTCCATGTCATTCATCTTCGTCCCAAGACCAAACCTTTAAATTGCTGCGACTTATATCTAAAACTTGCATAAATGACCCTGAAGCATCACAGCTCTGTTGTCAGCTCCAACAGCTGCTTGGTAATCCCATCAAATTAACAAGTATGTATTCATTAAATTCGCTAGACCAACAGTGTAAATTGCTGTCCCGAATATCAGAACTTTGTATTCAGCTACAGGAACGATTGACAAAGACTGATAAACAATAGGTGCTTGTTTTGTTTAAGCTTATATTGAggaatttataaattttcaaaagatgTTTTAAGAGCTGAAGTAAGGCAGTGGTTTCTTATTTGTTCATTCCAATTTCCAGTGATTTTTATCCAATCATTATATTTCAATGTACTTGTAGTTAGAAAGGAAGGTATAATGTTGCTGTCATGACATGTTTCATGCTATGAAGCACGGACACTCCAGTCCCTTGTCGTGTCTGGTGTCCAACACGCATCCGTGTCAGTGTCTGACACGCATCCGTGTCAGTGTCCGACACGCATCCGTGTCAGTGTCTGACACGGACACGACACCCGTATTACGTtctatattttggacattacaGGTGTTCACGTGTCTGTGTTCGTGTCGTGTCCAGTGTTCGTGTCGGTGTCGATGCTTCATAGGTTTCATGTTTATGGTGCCTCAATTGTGTtcctcattttttataatatgtgaAAAAGTGTAAATTTAAAAGGCGCTATATGAAGCAGTACAttggaaaattttcaaatagaTGGTTTGTCAAACGAAGTAATGAAACATGCAAGGTTAGTGTAAAtttcaaacattaaaaatatgaagCTGGTGAATTTCAGGAAGGTGAAAGTGGCTGGCAATGTTTGAATATTGTAACATGGAAGTGTTTTTTGACGTGGACCATCTAATTCAGGTATCCTACCTGCCTAAAGTCGAGTGGCGTCTTTAGGTTTGAGCTAgtccattatatttttttggttaaattacttatttgattcatataattttacgatttttacatttttagtccctatagtttgaaagtgatttttttaattcatatagtttatattttaattctcttttagtccctatagttttaaaaatgatttttttagtccttataatttgtattttaattcttttttaatccctatagtttgaaagtgatctttttagtctctatactttatattttaatttcattttagtccttatcatcaaaatatgagtaatattattaattataattaactacaaaaatattagcaactaattcgtaactaatttatcatacgataatttgtaataaaaaaataattgataatttataactaatttgtagttaattatttatatgtatttttgtaGTAAGaactaaaaggtaattaaaatataaattataggaactaaaaatatcactttaaaactataggaattaaaagagaattaaaatacaaattataaagattaaaaaaaacacttttaaattACAGGGActacaaaagaattaaaatgaaaactataaggactaaaaaaatcacttttaaattataagaattaaaaaggtaagaatcatgaaactatagagattaaataagtaatttaattatatttttttatcaactaatattaattattaattttttgttattggaTGAGTCAAATCTATAATCTTTggtttcttttcatctcttttatTATCAAATCAACCTTGTAATTTCTTAGTTTATCCATTGTGATGAGTTGTATATTGACAACCTTTATAGGCTGTGATaggttttttctctttttttaacaGCTATAGGCTGTGCTAGTGTTACATGCATTTCACTAAACCTGCATAACATTGGAATTGTCACGCTTAAGTGAGGATTAAGATTAGAAAACCATTAATTGAAAAAACTATAGTGTGGTGAGGGAGGGATCTAATTACTGTTACaggttatatataaaaaatttcatcaatAACTTTCGAATACTTTTATATCTAATTGTAAAAGTAGGCTGCTTTTAAAAGATATATGTGTGAGAGAAAATGCCAATAAGACTCTAATAATTGATTTTacacgtttttttttattatttcattttaaaatttaattatctaaCAAAAGGCtgctttttaaataaatattaaaatttcataaaatcaatataaaaaaaagtgttatttgTTCCTCTCTTTTTGTGACATCCTTTCCTATTCAATGGGTGTTCCAACTTCCAACCCCGCCTAATTGCATTTGAGTTGGTTTACTTTGTTCCGATTGCTGAAAGTGATataaaatttctattatttaatttttcagtaTACTTTATAGTTGTCGGTGACGACAATCAAACCTGTAAACTCTatcctcggaataattaagattgTCTATTCTTCCTCTCTCTCAATGATTATATTTCTGACATATATCTATGATAATGCAACTTGAGAGCCTAAGCAACGGTCTCTTTCCAAGCATATATTTAACTCCCAAGCATCCATAAAACACAGCTGAGACACAATACAAGGTTTAATTGGgacttttatgcttttgaatttGGAATATGAAGTCTCCTATGATGATAAAttaatgaccatttcaattaagTTAAGGCATGATCTGGTTACAATAGTTTACATTGAAATTCTAAGTATTTTTCACTGTGACAATAGCTTCGGCATTTTGAAAGGAATGGTCAGAATAGGAAACTTGACACGAGGAAGATTCCTTAGCACTTTCCACGCGTGGCACCAACACTTCCGCATTGTGTATATTACCATACCATTACCATTACCAAAAAGTCTTGGCTTTATggctaataataaataatagattTCTAATTAATCAAACTATTAGGCAcacccaaaaacaaaattttaattgtatggacaaatataaatataaaatatatactctCTACTATCTTTTTACAAGAAACAAATAATAGAATtaaatttcaccaaaaaaaaatagaattaaaaacattatcattacttgtaaaaaaaattgtacttataaaaaaaacactatcaTAATCATCtactatttataaaaatgatcaTGATAGAATTTATTTCTAGCCTCATTCACCTCTCCTTAACTTTAGACTAAAAGACTCTGTATCTTCTATAATTAACTGAGGATCTTGGATCAAAGTCAACATCTTACAATTGaatttctttgaaatttttggTTATTTTCTTATCTCattacttattatattttttacttttttctttccctttctctcttttcattttatttacacAGGGGCCTATTTTAGAGTATGCATTTATAAGACCCTGGCTGTATTCCATTTGTGAATTTCCTTCAAACTTAGATCGCTTTTTCCTCGTTAGCCCAAGCAAGAGATCAACCGCATTAtcccattttctttttatagttATTATACATTCGAAGGGCCAAACAACAAAtacacatttttaatttaaattttattttagatatgaATAAGTTGCTACCTACCAAACTTATCATTATTCACAAACAAAGTCGGTgtataatcataaataattgaGTTTCTCAAGTATTCTAATTGGGTCTTTTggtgcatacaaaaaaaaaatctttaaacatTACTATCCGTCGTTTTCTATCTCTAGCTAGGACCTAGTTCATGATTTGCTTTAGTCAATCAAATGTAGGGACTATGGTTGTTCTTTGATAGACAAATATGAAATGATTTCGATATATATGGTTTTTAAAGATTCAGTAATGTTATGATGATTGTTCTCCTTTGCTTCCAAATAAAGTGTATTCAATTCAAATTAGATGCTTAATAAGATTGTGTTGACTGTCACATATCTACTCCTATCCCTATCATATCCAAGTTATCATATATTCTGTTATTTTGAGGTGACATCACTTTTATGAAATTGGAGTCATCTGTGCTATGATATGATCACTAAAACGTTTTCGTTTTAAACATCCAatgctttttcttctttttggtaTTTAACTTCTAAGTAAAGATAGTTATTCGTATATTACTTTGCAAGTTATTCAATAATATATACCCTAATCCTTTcggtaacttcttttaaatatttaatgaatgaTCAATTGCACGTTCACTTACACAACCACATCTGCAACTTTAATTTTCCTTGGGCTATAAGGAGGGAATAATCATTTCGCGGGGGAAGGGGGAAAATTGGT
This region includes:
- the LOC114382206 gene encoding probable serine/threonine-protein kinase mps1 isoform X2, with translation MQQAESETSLVSEGGKTSMLPKRTIVTQDHLQQFKNFLRQPATQSSVVGLPCPTTTSVHSTSAPMLNSITHSNSCIDSGSHVAAEPYGNLNVNSRPIIQGYVKSPNISLKDTNRMSIDQVASAVQDCNSPIDAELTFKQSDPSKEQQGCMLKDTSISKYTSCHDDLLSKGQESAAVTNIQPQVLTSSSDLKLESSKLEKQEKNTSSKASSGIRKRAYDPELFFKVSGKLYQRLGKIGSGGSSEVHKVISSDCTIYALKKIKLKGRDYATAYGFCQEIEYLNRLKGKNNIIQLIDYEVTDKALFEGVINGSFSNKDGRVKDDGYIYMVLEYGEIDLAHMLSQKWRELNGSNQTIDENWLRFYWQQILQAVNTIHEERIVHSDLKPANFLLVKGSLKLIDFGIAKAIMSDTTNIQRDSQVGTLSYMSPEAFMCNESDASGNIIKCGRPSDIWSLGCILYQMVYGRTPFADYRTFWAKFKVITDPNHEITYEPVSNPWLLDLMKRCLAWHRNERWRIPQLLQHPFLVPPVPCHSSSSQDQTFKLLRLISKTCINDPEASQLCCQLQQLLGNPIKLTSMYSLNSLDQQCKLLSRISELCIQLQERLTKTDKQ
- the LOC114382206 gene encoding probable serine/threonine-protein kinase mps1 isoform X3, translating into MDENPNPSIPRASSSSSQEFLKQVQAALKRHRPLGTTQSHNVRPKRAMVALRKATNKLEEDPPSISDTCTGEGCKNEPSLLLESLSVGAHNKVQFLTEINNATAQPQDEASIGFNQHEKHQNMQQAESETSLVSEGGKTSMLPKRTIVTQDHLQQFKNFLRQPATQSSVVGLPCPTTTSVHSTSAPMLNSITHSNSCIDSGSHVAAEPYGNLNVNSRPIIQGYVKSPNISLKDTNRMSIDQVASAVQDCNSPIDAELTFKQSDPSKEQQGCMLKDTSISKYTSCHDDLLSKGQESAAVTNIQPQVLTSSSDLKLESSKLEKQEKNTSSKASSGIRKRAYDPELFFKVSGKLYQRLGKIGSGGSSEVHKVISSDCTIYALKKIKLKGRDYATAYGFCQEIEYLNRLKGKNNIIQLIDYEVTDKALFEGVINGSFSNKDGRVKDDGYIYMVLEYGEIDLAHMLSQKWRELNGSNQTIDENWLRFYWQQILQAVNTIHEERIVHSDLKPANFLLVKGSLKLIDFGIAKAIMSDTTNIQRDSQVLHTSILSYQSQVASCSRKQDGCCFKYCNSN
- the LOC114382206 gene encoding probable serine/threonine-protein kinase mps1 isoform X1; translation: MDENPNPSIPRASSSSSQEFLKQVQAALKRHRPLGTTQSHNVRPKRAMVALRKATNKLEEDPPSISDTCTGEGCKNEPSLLLESLSVGAHNKVQFLTEINNATAQPQDEASIGFNQHEKHQNMQQAESETSLVSEGGKTSMLPKRTIVTQDHLQQFKNFLRQPATQSSVVGLPCPTTTSVHSTSAPMLNSITHSNSCIDSGSHVAAEPYGNLNVNSRPIIQGYVKSPNISLKDTNRMSIDQVASAVQDCNSPIDAELTFKQSDPSKEQQGCMLKDTSISKYTSCHDDLLSKGQESAAVTNIQPQVLTSSSDLKLESSKLEKQEKNTSSKASSGIRKRAYDPELFFKVSGKLYQRLGKIGSGGSSEVHKVISSDCTIYALKKIKLKGRDYATAYGFCQEIEYLNRLKGKNNIIQLIDYEVTDKALFEGVINGSFSNKDGRVKDDGYIYMVLEYGEIDLAHMLSQKWRELNGSNQTIDENWLRFYWQQILQAVNTIHEERIVHSDLKPANFLLVKGSLKLIDFGIAKAIMSDTTNIQRDSQVGTLSYMSPEAFMCNESDASGNIIKCGRPSDIWSLGCILYQMVYGRTPFADYRTFWAKFKVITDPNHEITYEPVSNPWLLDLMKRCLAWHRNERWRIPQLLQHPFLVPPVPCHSSSSQDQTFKLLRLISKTCINDPEASQLCCQLQQLLGNPIKLTSMYSLNSLDQQCKLLSRISELCIQLQERLTKTDKQ